Proteins encoded in a region of the uncultured Fibrobacter sp. genome:
- the gyrA gene encoding DNA gyrase subunit A → MSEELVPGSQIRSLIEKDMQDCYLRYSMSVIVARALPDARDGFKPVHRRVMYSMHKLGVVPNKPTVKSARIVGDVIGKYHPHGDFAVYETLVRMAQDFSLRYPLVFGQGNFGSIDGDGAAAMRYTEAKMNNMGALMLEDLEKDTVDMGPNFDESLEEPKVLPSALPNMLVNGTTGIAVGMATSMAPHNLREIANAIHAVAENPDISGEDLLQYVSGPDFPTGGVICGRAGIRDAYLTGHGRVRVRARTEIDVDSRGKPRIVVSEIPYMVNKAELCKKIAELVKDKRVDGITDIRDESSREGMRIVIEMRKDVVAEVVLNNLFKNTQLQTTFSIYNLALVNNLPKLLTLKELIQVYVDHRLEVITRSTQFDLNKAEARLHIIEGLRIATQNIDEVVQIIKSSPTTEAAKTSLQNRFNLDEIQSQAIVDMRLAQLTGLNIEKLEAEYNELVATVADLKDILEKRERRVKIMLDRLDAIVDKCGDDRRTSIEDAVDDYDYEDLIAEEEQVITLSREGYIKRLPIDTFKAQNRGGKGIIGATLKEEDNVEQIFTASTHSYLLVFTNKGRAYWTKVYRLPEGTRNGKGRPIINFIGLTEGEKVQAIVPVRKFGGYFCLVFATKKGVINKMDLTLFSRPRKAGVNAISLDEDDELVKVQLVGMSAEEFNASQAAEGEEADAEAETQAAEAAIAEESEDAEDIEGRPIPKDLLMLATKNGQAVTFPISCFRAMGRGTHGVKGITLAEGDEVISLLWLKAGNKIVTITENGYGKRSEPSTYRITRRGSKGVRNLNVTDKVGAAVFVESVADDYDLIITSREGQVIRIKAADIRLTGRNAQGVKAISLREGDVVQDATALPSVEDIEQDSAEAKETFDKVEGVEVDDDSVEKIEDSPEQQIGVPSESEEQ, encoded by the coding sequence ATGTCAGAAGAATTGGTACCAGGTTCGCAAATCAGGTCCTTGATTGAAAAGGACATGCAGGATTGCTACTTGCGCTATTCCATGAGCGTGATTGTGGCTCGTGCACTCCCTGATGCGCGTGACGGCTTTAAGCCGGTGCACCGCCGCGTGATGTACAGTATGCATAAGCTCGGCGTGGTGCCGAACAAGCCGACGGTGAAGTCCGCCCGTATCGTGGGTGACGTGATCGGTAAGTACCACCCGCATGGCGACTTTGCCGTGTACGAAACCTTGGTGCGTATGGCACAGGATTTCTCGCTGCGCTACCCGCTGGTGTTCGGTCAAGGTAACTTCGGTTCTATCGACGGTGACGGCGCTGCCGCTATGCGTTACACCGAAGCCAAGATGAACAACATGGGTGCGCTCATGTTGGAAGATTTGGAAAAAGATACCGTGGACATGGGCCCGAACTTCGACGAATCTTTGGAAGAACCGAAAGTTTTGCCGTCTGCTCTCCCGAACATGCTCGTAAACGGTACCACCGGTATCGCCGTGGGTATGGCGACTTCCATGGCTCCGCATAACCTCCGCGAAATTGCAAACGCCATTCATGCGGTGGCTGAAAATCCGGACATTTCTGGCGAAGACCTTTTGCAGTACGTGTCCGGTCCGGACTTCCCGACCGGTGGCGTGATTTGTGGCCGCGCGGGCATCCGCGATGCTTATTTGACGGGTCATGGCCGCGTGCGCGTGCGTGCCCGTACCGAAATCGATGTGGATAGCCGCGGCAAGCCGCGCATTGTCGTCTCCGAAATTCCTTACATGGTCAACAAGGCCGAACTCTGTAAGAAGATTGCAGAACTCGTGAAGGACAAGCGCGTCGACGGCATTACGGACATTCGTGACGAATCTAGCCGCGAAGGTATGCGCATCGTGATCGAAATGCGCAAGGATGTGGTCGCCGAAGTCGTTTTGAATAATTTGTTCAAAAACACGCAACTGCAGACCACCTTCAGCATTTACAATTTGGCGCTCGTCAACAACCTGCCGAAGCTCCTGACGCTTAAGGAACTCATCCAGGTTTATGTGGATCACCGCTTGGAAGTGATTACGCGTTCCACGCAGTTTGACTTGAACAAGGCCGAAGCCCGTCTCCACATTATCGAAGGCCTGCGCATTGCAACGCAGAATATCGACGAAGTGGTGCAGATTATCAAGTCGAGCCCGACGACCGAAGCCGCGAAGACCTCTTTGCAGAACCGCTTTAACCTCGATGAAATCCAGTCGCAGGCTATCGTGGACATGCGCCTCGCTCAGCTTACCGGCCTGAATATCGAAAAGTTGGAAGCCGAATACAACGAACTCGTTGCTACCGTTGCCGACTTGAAGGACATTTTGGAAAAGCGCGAACGCCGCGTGAAGATTATGCTCGACCGTCTTGACGCCATCGTGGACAAGTGCGGCGACGATCGCCGTACCTCTATCGAAGACGCTGTCGATGACTACGATTACGAAGACCTGATTGCCGAAGAAGAACAGGTGATTACGCTCAGCCGCGAAGGCTATATCAAGCGCTTGCCGATTGATACCTTCAAGGCGCAGAACCGCGGCGGTAAGGGCATTATCGGCGCTACACTCAAGGAAGAAGACAACGTTGAACAGATCTTTACCGCAAGCACTCACAGCTACTTGTTGGTGTTCACGAACAAGGGTCGTGCTTACTGGACCAAGGTCTACCGCTTGCCCGAAGGAACCCGCAACGGCAAGGGCCGCCCGATTATCAACTTCATCGGTCTTACCGAAGGTGAAAAGGTGCAGGCAATTGTGCCGGTGCGCAAGTTCGGTGGCTACTTCTGCCTCGTGTTTGCGACCAAGAAGGGGGTCATCAACAAGATGGACCTCACCTTGTTCAGCCGTCCGCGTAAGGCCGGCGTGAACGCCATCAGCCTCGACGAAGATGATGAATTGGTGAAGGTTCAGCTCGTCGGCATGAGCGCCGAAGAATTCAACGCCAGCCAGGCTGCCGAAGGCGAAGAAGCCGATGCTGAAGCCGAAACACAGGCTGCCGAGGCCGCCATCGCCGAGGAATCCGAAGACGCCGAAGATATCGAAGGTCGTCCGATTCCGAAGGACTTGCTGATGCTTGCGACCAAGAACGGTCAGGCCGTGACCTTCCCGATCAGTTGCTTCCGCGCCATGGGCCGCGGCACGCACGGCGTGAAGGGTATTACCTTGGCCGAAGGCGACGAAGTGATTTCTCTGTTGTGGCTCAAGGCCGGCAACAAGATCGTGACCATCACCGAAAACGGCTACGGCAAGCGTAGCGAACCTTCGACTTACCGCATTACCCGTCGCGGAAGCAAGGGCGTTCGCAACCTGAACGTGACCGACAAGGTCGGCGCAGCCGTGTTCGTGGAAAGTGTCGCTGACGACTATGACTTGATCATTACCAGCCGCGAAGGCCAGGTGATTCGTATCAAGGCTGCCGATATCCGCCTCACGGGCCGTAACGCCCAGGGTGTCAAGGCGATTAGCCTGCGCGAAGGCGATGTGGTGCAAGATGCTACCGCACTCCCGAGCGTCGAGGATATCGAACAGGATAGCGCCGAGGCTAAGGAAACCTTCGACAAGGTCGAAGGCGTGGAAGTCGACGACGATTCTGTCGAAAAGATCGAAGACTCTCCGGAACAGCAGATCGGTGTTCCTAGCGAAAGCGAAGAGCAATAG
- the surE gene encoding 5'/3'-nucleotidase SurE: protein MQDYPKTRVLIANDDGIQSGYMLALACALVPYADVCVFAPETEQSGVGHAFTVRRGLSVKKVKVAENVAIEAYSMSGTPADCVKFAVGHFAAYGLTTEGGGPGLDQRPFDVCFSGVNLGENSGVSSLYSGTVAGAREAALWGVPGIALSLRGTTANMLETAKEFAVKVVRDRLFERIPVGVFWNVNFPKATAETFKGFKATKMALGMFTDHYSHENGLWQLDGDKLWDEQPKDSDDYLLNQGYATITPHRIDQTDEESLEVINEMIEEN, encoded by the coding sequence ATGCAAGACTACCCGAAGACACGTGTCCTCATCGCAAATGATGACGGAATCCAGAGTGGCTATATGCTCGCTTTGGCGTGTGCGCTTGTCCCTTATGCGGATGTGTGCGTTTTTGCGCCCGAAACGGAGCAGAGCGGGGTAGGTCACGCCTTTACAGTTCGGCGCGGACTTTCGGTCAAAAAGGTGAAGGTTGCGGAGAATGTTGCGATCGAGGCGTATTCGATGTCTGGGACTCCCGCCGATTGCGTAAAGTTTGCGGTGGGTCATTTTGCAGCCTATGGGCTTACCACCGAGGGGGGTGGTCCGGGGCTAGACCAGAGGCCGTTTGACGTGTGTTTTTCGGGTGTCAACCTCGGTGAAAATTCCGGCGTGTCGTCGCTTTATTCGGGCACGGTCGCAGGAGCTCGTGAAGCGGCTCTTTGGGGTGTGCCGGGCATTGCGCTTTCGCTCCGAGGCACAACCGCCAACATGCTCGAAACGGCGAAGGAATTTGCCGTGAAGGTGGTCAGGGACCGTCTGTTCGAACGGATTCCCGTAGGCGTTTTCTGGAACGTGAATTTTCCAAAGGCTACCGCCGAAACCTTTAAAGGCTTTAAGGCTACCAAGATGGCTCTTGGAATGTTTACTGACCACTACTCCCACGAAAATGGACTGTGGCAACTGGATGGCGATAAACTGTGGGATGAACAGCCCAAGGATAGCGACGACTATCTGTTGAATCAGGGCTACGCGACGATTACGCCCCACCGTATCGACCAGACCGACGAAGAAAGTTTAGAAGTAATAAATGAAATGATAGAGGAAAACTAA
- a CDS encoding TIGR02171 family protein, whose translation MIKLVGMLALALGLGFIGCSNSEFNYESEDNPDNLDSLSLDGFVRVRSMGKTVTLGTDDEFASVKDRPSMEASFDYDFLIGKQEVTCGDMGLACAGKLPATNVTYFDAILYANKMSKSNGFDTVYSYTGLSFDGDGACVGMDGLVFNPQVQGFRLPTEAEWIYAAGLDWQPEKGWHNGNSDFELHPVCTSYIDKNGICDMAGNALEWVNDLWVPFHSKGVGDFVGGKPLDGIEERVLKGGSVHNASSSIHLYNRGDVYMVTSSTKASYVGFRLAFGAIPSPSYLDEMGNEIQINYSLLVKSSAVKKFVDKPLSKLVFREDVHGNLAYVDFNDAYVSVVEMNTGVSAYHPDISPDGRYVAFCTGLEGVSGPSKVYVRRLSENDTPVELPAESAAIPRFRVLENGDTVIVYVSDAGNNKDDAAFKSRQTWQVRFSNGKFGKPKKLFDGAYHGGVSKDGKLAVTGSQLLRASVDGSERVWYGKNQACNVSLSQGGADKTLFLDFGAKMGRDFVGATYRTHERALIANRTGKLIQSVSAPKGFTFDHVEWVNGSDSLFVATLVDANGAHRKIVLVNANTSKMLSLVEGTEVWHPAFWAHERNANVRWDYDSLGLYYSENGQATQFLAQRIPLLWMYRDSAEVVCLGNSHMQMGVAANQMSLFAINLAAVPCDLHCVEELYEKYVSPQVTNLKYLVIGLDFDLWGEYEPGESMAWNKGEAPGFVYDANHEFWREGVDSLFVARVSEIAESRRGFASVRSNRGWTNGFCVLDWLSNGKEFAEVLVDSAWSDDSRRYESNFAELDRILKIAEQHNVVVVGLIFPLSPYYQNTGSYGRHGMRRSTAKMLQERLEKLSLENENFVLMDENKMGKHDYLGDVAYDYDHLCWRGAGVLTMRLDSLLKTLEKSPR comes from the coding sequence ATGATAAAATTAGTTGGAATGTTGGCTTTAGCCCTGGGTCTTGGATTCATAGGATGCTCGAATTCTGAATTCAATTACGAATCGGAGGATAATCCCGATAATCTGGATTCCCTTTCGTTGGACGGCTTTGTGCGTGTGCGTTCCATGGGAAAAACGGTCACTTTGGGAACGGACGATGAGTTTGCTTCTGTAAAAGATCGCCCCTCAATGGAAGCTTCGTTTGACTACGATTTTCTAATCGGTAAACAGGAAGTGACTTGCGGTGATATGGGGCTTGCCTGTGCCGGAAAACTGCCCGCGACAAATGTCACTTACTTTGACGCCATTCTGTATGCGAATAAAATGAGCAAGTCGAATGGTTTCGATACGGTGTATTCCTATACGGGTTTGTCTTTTGACGGGGACGGAGCCTGTGTCGGAATGGACGGCCTTGTCTTTAATCCCCAAGTTCAAGGCTTTCGTTTGCCGACTGAAGCCGAGTGGATTTATGCGGCAGGACTCGATTGGCAACCGGAAAAGGGGTGGCACAACGGTAATTCGGACTTTGAACTCCATCCGGTTTGTACCTCCTATATCGATAAAAATGGAATTTGCGATATGGCGGGAAATGCCTTGGAGTGGGTGAACGATTTGTGGGTGCCGTTCCATTCTAAAGGGGTGGGTGATTTTGTCGGCGGAAAGCCTCTCGATGGTATTGAAGAACGCGTCCTGAAGGGGGGGAGCGTCCATAATGCTTCGTCTTCAATCCATTTGTACAATCGGGGAGATGTCTATATGGTGACCTCTTCGACCAAGGCTTCTTATGTAGGTTTTCGTTTGGCGTTTGGCGCCATTCCTAGTCCCTCGTATTTAGATGAAATGGGAAACGAAATACAAATAAATTATTCGCTCTTGGTAAAGTCCAGTGCTGTCAAAAAATTTGTAGATAAGCCACTTTCCAAGTTGGTCTTTAGAGAAGATGTGCATGGCAATTTGGCTTATGTCGACTTTAACGATGCCTATGTTTCCGTGGTCGAAATGAATACGGGGGTGTCGGCATACCATCCGGATATTTCGCCGGACGGTAGATATGTTGCCTTCTGTACAGGACTTGAGGGTGTTTCGGGCCCGTCAAAGGTTTATGTCCGTCGACTATCCGAGAATGATACTCCGGTAGAACTTCCTGCCGAGTCTGCCGCCATTCCTCGTTTTCGCGTCCTTGAAAATGGGGATACGGTCATTGTGTATGTGAGCGATGCTGGCAATAATAAGGATGATGCTGCGTTCAAGAGTCGCCAAACATGGCAGGTGCGTTTTTCGAATGGAAAATTTGGAAAGCCCAAAAAATTGTTCGACGGAGCCTATCACGGTGGAGTTTCAAAAGACGGAAAATTGGCTGTGACGGGATCTCAGTTGTTGCGCGCTTCTGTAGATGGTTCAGAACGGGTTTGGTATGGGAAAAATCAGGCTTGCAATGTGTCCTTGAGTCAAGGTGGGGCCGATAAAACGCTTTTCTTGGATTTTGGTGCGAAAATGGGACGTGATTTTGTCGGTGCGACTTATAGAACTCACGAACGTGCTTTGATTGCGAATCGTACCGGAAAGTTGATTCAGTCCGTTTCTGCTCCGAAGGGATTTACGTTTGATCATGTCGAGTGGGTGAACGGGTCGGATTCACTTTTTGTGGCGACACTTGTCGATGCAAATGGCGCTCATCGAAAAATTGTGCTTGTCAATGCGAATACCTCTAAAATGCTTTCGCTTGTCGAAGGCACGGAAGTTTGGCATCCTGCTTTTTGGGCTCATGAACGTAACGCCAATGTGCGTTGGGATTACGATAGCCTGGGACTTTATTATTCGGAAAATGGACAGGCGACGCAATTCTTGGCGCAGCGAATTCCTCTCTTGTGGATGTACCGCGATTCGGCGGAAGTGGTGTGTCTAGGAAATTCACACATGCAGATGGGGGTTGCTGCAAACCAAATGAGTTTGTTTGCAATCAATTTAGCGGCGGTTCCCTGTGATTTGCATTGCGTGGAAGAACTCTATGAAAAATATGTTTCGCCTCAGGTGACAAATCTTAAGTACCTGGTGATTGGACTCGATTTTGATTTGTGGGGGGAGTACGAACCGGGAGAAAGCATGGCCTGGAACAAGGGGGAGGCTCCTGGTTTTGTGTATGATGCAAATCATGAATTCTGGCGAGAGGGAGTGGATAGTTTGTTTGTTGCCCGCGTGTCTGAAATTGCGGAATCCCGTAGGGGTTTTGCTTCCGTACGTTCGAATAGGGGCTGGACAAATGGCTTTTGTGTTTTGGATTGGTTGTCGAACGGAAAAGAATTTGCAGAAGTCCTGGTGGATAGCGCCTGGAGCGATGACAGTCGTCGCTACGAGTCTAATTTCGCTGAACTAGACCGGATTTTGAAAATCGCGGAGCAACACAATGTTGTTGTGGTTGGCCTCATTTTCCCGTTGAGCCCGTATTACCAAAATACAGGCAGCTATGGGCGACATGGAATGCGTCGGTCCACGGCAAAAATGCTCCAGGAACGTTTAGAGAAACTGAGTCTGGAAAATGAAAATTTTGTGCTGATGGACGAAAATAAGATGGGAAAACACGATTACCTTGGCGATGTCGCTTATGACTACGATCACTTGTGTTGGAGGGGCGCGGGAGTGCTTACCATGCGCCTCGATTCGTTACTGAAAACGCTCGAAAAAAGTCCTCGGTAA
- a CDS encoding glycoside hydrolase family 11 protein, with protein sequence MSVKNFLTTAFAMVAISSSISWGQTTLNCSNGTSQKFGSGAGYDYELWSQNGAGNATMTLNPSTENGGAFEVEWSGTINMLARSGKRWGANSTVTVQNVGNITAEFEVEWNSSDNVKYVSVYGWGYYDKQDIPSGGFSDEIEYYIVQDRGSYNPTSGGKKWGSAKIDGIDYDFYTTDRINQPSLSGTSTFKQYWSIPSNTSQHRTKGTISISKHFSEWAKAGMKMGRLYEVASMKIESYTGNTGSARGYAKVKKNLLKIGGSADELGLNVTASPAAAGTVTKSPNANYYAPNTIVQLTAKANEGWKFVGWEGATGSTETISVTMDKEKSVVAKFELVGETTVNLLKDGNFPSGSVISTSQDASWFLGQGTNWGNSAAKTSVSGGTATVNVTTIGTETYQPQLVQYNLALDKGMKYKLSFKASADVDRKIEVNFQQSVDPWGSYATKEFDISTTEKEYTFIFAMEEDTDEAAQFAFNLGQATGAVKISDVKLVFTTASEGEDPQALAAANLRLNVAGKTLQVFDMQGRMLGKVDVANGASIAEALFAKFQKVGIYMIKQGSKFQTVRVTR encoded by the coding sequence ATGAGTGTAAAAAATTTTTTAACAACAGCCTTTGCCATGGTCGCAATTTCGTCATCCATTTCCTGGGGGCAGACCACTCTAAACTGCTCTAATGGCACGTCCCAGAAGTTTGGTAGCGGCGCAGGCTATGATTACGAACTCTGGAGCCAGAATGGTGCCGGTAACGCAACTATGACGCTTAACCCAAGCACCGAAAATGGTGGTGCTTTCGAAGTTGAATGGAGTGGTACTATCAACATGTTGGCCCGTTCCGGAAAGCGTTGGGGGGCTAACTCCACTGTTACCGTACAGAATGTGGGTAATATTACCGCCGAATTTGAAGTGGAATGGAACTCCTCTGACAACGTGAAGTATGTCAGTGTCTATGGCTGGGGCTATTACGACAAGCAGGACATTCCCAGTGGTGGTTTCAGCGATGAAATTGAATACTATATTGTCCAGGATCGCGGAAGCTACAATCCTACCTCGGGTGGTAAAAAGTGGGGTTCTGCAAAGATTGATGGTATTGACTACGATTTCTATACTACCGACCGTATTAATCAACCTTCTCTTTCGGGTACCAGCACCTTTAAGCAGTATTGGTCCATCCCGTCGAATACGAGCCAGCATCGCACCAAGGGTACCATTTCTATTTCCAAGCACTTCAGCGAATGGGCTAAAGCGGGTATGAAGATGGGTAGACTGTATGAAGTTGCTTCCATGAAAATTGAATCCTACACCGGAAATACGGGCTCTGCAAGGGGTTATGCTAAAGTTAAGAAGAATCTGCTGAAAATCGGTGGCAGTGCCGATGAACTTGGCCTCAATGTAACTGCATCTCCGGCTGCTGCAGGTACTGTGACAAAGAGCCCGAACGCTAACTATTATGCTCCAAACACAATTGTACAGCTCACCGCCAAAGCCAACGAAGGCTGGAAGTTTGTGGGTTGGGAAGGTGCTACCGGTTCTACCGAAACCATTTCTGTAACCATGGACAAGGAAAAGTCTGTGGTCGCCAAGTTTGAATTGGTTGGCGAAACTACAGTGAACCTTCTTAAGGATGGTAATTTCCCGAGCGGCAGCGTGATTTCTACAAGCCAAGATGCATCTTGGTTCCTGGGTCAGGGTACAAACTGGGGTAACTCTGCTGCAAAGACTTCTGTTTCTGGTGGCACGGCTACGGTTAACGTTACCACTATTGGTACAGAAACTTACCAGCCGCAGCTTGTTCAGTACAATCTGGCTCTTGATAAGGGCATGAAGTACAAGTTGTCCTTTAAGGCTAGCGCTGATGTAGATCGCAAGATTGAAGTTAATTTCCAACAATCCGTAGACCCCTGGGGTTCATACGCCACTAAGGAATTTGACATCTCCACTACGGAAAAGGAATACACATTTATCTTTGCTATGGAAGAAGATACTGATGAAGCCGCTCAGTTTGCCTTCAACTTGGGACAAGCTACAGGTGCAGTCAAGATTAGTGACGTCAAGCTGGTCTTCACCACTGCTTCCGAAGGTGAAGACCCGCAGGCATTGGCTGCAGCTAATCTGCGCCTGAATGTCGCTGGCAAGACGCTCCAGGTGTTCGACATGCAGGGCCGTATGCTCGGTAAAGTCGATGTCGCAAACGGCGCCTCTATTGCAGAAGCTCTCTTTGCCAAGTTCCAGAAGGTTGGAATCTACATGATCAAGCAGGGTAGCAAGTTCCAGACGGTGCGCGTAACCCGCTAA
- a CDS encoding TrmH family RNA methyltransferase: MAELLRVIILQLGDDVPRAKREFETYAEWMKLPESERLTGKNQAQMIDLYKTFRTRAGLGFERDVYLEQEPGDRETPNEAPLPFAVLVHNLRSAFNVGSIIRSTDCFGLEGVHLSGYSCGPDHVTVKSAARGCQEWIPIKRWENPFDCVKWHKENGYEIIALETGEDIPSINNVTWPEKGLIILGNEELGIAPELMAEATMKVTIPMAGRKASMNVAGAFAIMAFKIRSAHS, from the coding sequence ATGGCCGAATTGCTGCGCGTTATCATTCTGCAACTGGGTGACGACGTACCCCGTGCAAAGCGTGAATTCGAGACCTACGCCGAATGGATGAAACTCCCTGAAAGTGAACGCCTTACCGGAAAAAACCAGGCGCAAATGATCGACCTATACAAGACGTTCCGCACACGTGCAGGCCTAGGCTTTGAACGGGACGTTTACCTGGAACAGGAACCTGGCGACCGCGAAACGCCGAACGAAGCTCCGCTTCCGTTTGCCGTTCTGGTGCATAACCTGCGCAGCGCCTTTAATGTCGGCTCCATCATTCGCAGCACGGACTGTTTCGGACTCGAAGGAGTCCACCTGAGCGGCTACAGCTGCGGCCCCGACCACGTGACCGTAAAAAGTGCTGCCCGCGGATGCCAGGAATGGATTCCAATCAAGCGTTGGGAAAACCCCTTCGATTGCGTAAAATGGCACAAGGAAAACGGCTACGAAATTATCGCCCTTGAAACCGGCGAAGACATCCCGAGCATAAACAACGTAACGTGGCCCGAAAAAGGCCTAATCATCCTCGGGAACGAAGAACTGGGAATCGCTCCGGAACTCATGGCCGAAGCAACCATGAAGGTGACAATCCCGATGGCAGGCCGCAAGGCAAGTATGAACGTTGCCGGGGCATTCGCCATCATGGCTTTCAAGATTCGCTCAGCACATTCGTAA